In Plasmodium knowlesi strain H genome assembly, chromosome: 8, the DNA window GAAGAGGGAGGGGAAGACGCCCAGTACATTCCCCATGAAGATGTGGTCTTTTTATTGAGTTACGTTTTTTTTACGACTTAGCCATATACGCACAATGAAACTTTTGTCAAAGTTAATCATGCGAGATAAGAATGTTTTCAGTTTCAAAAGGTAGATGGATTTGGCTGAACAATTTGTTTCTCCTTCAAAAGATCCTTAGCATTTATATCTACGCATAGCCAAATGGGATTTTCCCCACTTGACGGTTGTTACTCTCCGGCTAGCTTTCTCAATTGGAAGCGTCAAATAAGACCATTTTAATAGCTTAGTTAAATTAGTACGGAACTTTTCTCCCTTCGAGGGGTGAGGGGAGGAGTataaaatgcacacatgggTCATCACAAAAGggtgaaaaagaataatccCCTCAAAAACATCTGACAAATTCGCGCATACACACGCAtgtgaacatatatatacatacaaactTGAGTTTACGCGTGATGGGGTATGGGTCCCATGGAGAGGGGCAGAGGCATCGCGCAAAAGTTGCATTCCTGGATATTAGCACATGTGCAGAGTACTCGATTGAGTAGTTTTGATTAACAAGTGGAGAGCTCACTAATAGTCATGGtgctaagaaaaaaggaacgtttgtacatgtgtaagacgTCTGGATAATTTTTCGTTTGCAGCTTTATTTGCCGTCCCTAGGAATGAAAAGATAAGTTTTTACTGACATGTTGGACACTCGAAATGCTTAcacattatcatttttttcaccttttgcATTTGTCCCACGCAGCGCATTCGTCCACTTCTCCCGTTTTGcgtgttttctttttccctctttttttttttcctttttttttttttttttttttttccttttcccccgtGCCCTTTTTGCTCCAGTTTTCCTTGCGCCTCCATTCCTCGTGTGCGCCATAgcgaaaattacaaaaaagcggaaaaaaaaaaaaaaaaaaaaaaaaaaaaaaaaagaaaagaacaggaaaaaaaattaacaaaaaggtgaacaaaaaatgtacaaaacgggaaataaaaacaaaatggaaaaataataacacgtcaagcataaaataaaacaagtaaaggaaaaatgaataatatgATGAAGTAGCCAACCGGCAAAGTGGCAACAttgcaaagaagaaaaatagcgAAAGGGTGAAACACCGAAATAGCGAAATAGCGCAAAACGATATATCGAACCATAGCAAACGTAATCAAAGAATGAAACAAAACAGAAAATGCTTCCGCACAAGTTCTCTCCATATTTTCTAATCCTTTGAAGAcattgttttgtttgttttatttAAACATAAAAGGGAAATTATGGAAAATGTAACATGAGAACAGTTTTACACTGATGgaaacaacattttttttttttttttttttttttttttttttttttttacgttaattttttttaagtgtatATAATAGCTGTAAGGGCGCAGCTGAACACTCTCATCTTCACTTTCCGAACGGTACGTGTCTTCCTATACGTACACCCAAAGACGCACTCGCTTTTAACTTCCGTCTTACAGTTGTCAGTTCACAGGGATCCGTCGCCCACTAATGTATATTCCCCTCGCATCGTGAGCACATCACAGCAATATCGTGCATCCCCCCACATAACGACCTGCGCCGGTTACCAAAAGGCAACCCGGAGCAAGTAACCCCAAACGCTACACAACTGCGCAGCGCATAACACACAACGTGCAACGCACAACGCACAGCGCGTAGCAACCCACCCACCCCAGatcaatgaagaaaaaaaatcgcgCCAAGGGAAGAGAATACACAAACAAAGATGACAAAAATCACGTGTCTGGGTATTACGAAACGCGGGGTTCTCAGGAAAAAATCCCACAGCCAGACTTCAATTCCAGCATGGTCTACTTAAATATATACGACTTGGATGCTGTTTCCAAGGTTGTGAACACCGTTGCCAGATCGATAGGCGCAGGTAATTTCTCCGTGAATTTTAAACTGCCACACAGTGTGCTGATTTATGTGCGTCAATTAAACATTGCGTGGGTCTCCCTGGGTGTTGTCTGAATATgcttacatgtatatatgcatatatatttatatgcatacatatttatatgtatatagcatatatacacgcacgtatatgtatgtgtgtacattcCATCATTACactttgccttttttgtGATGCCTCCTCCCTAATAGGTGCCTTCCACGCAGGCGTAGAAGTTTACGGGTACGAGTACTCATTCGGTTACATAGTAGGTAAGCACAAAGGAAGTCCCCAAAGTTTCATGTGTGTTGAATCCTTTGGCTGCAGCGCGGAGACGGTTCAAAAGTTTATGGCTTCGCATTATTCCTTTAATCTGTTCACATTCtcatatattttccccctccacGTTTTATCGAccaatttcccccccccatagACGGAGAAACAGGGGTGACGAAAACGAGCGCCCGCTATCATCCCTACCACGTGTATCGTGAAAGCATCCCTATGGTAACTTaccattttattcttcctcaATTATTAAACATATCTGATGCGGAAAAAATGTCCCCCCTACTTGTACACCTTCACCACACCgtgcatgtatttttttttttttcttcttttctttgtaGGGGTAAAGCAGACTTTGAGAAGGACACTTTAAAGCGTTTCTTCAGGacttattcttattttttccatgatACCTTTTATTTTGATGTTTATCCCTTCTACCTATTTcatgtttctcttttttaccCCCTCCTACATTTAGTAAAACTCCATTAACGAAGGAAGAAGTAGACCTCTTGGTTGAGGTGATGAAACTGCAGTGGATCGGAGATACGTACGACATATTGTCAAGGTATAGCCGTTCAGACACAGAGAAAATGTGCAACAAGGAAGGCGTGGAAAATACACGCAGTGGAAGAATATTACCCTTTAAAGGGGGAACCCTTACagatatacacacatgcatgTTTGTCTATACATCTCTACACAGTCATATCACATACACGCACAAACCCTTCTCACAGGAATTGCCTTAACTACGCCGACTATTTCTGCAATTTGTTGGGTTAGAAAAATGCGAATCTCCTATGGAGTTATCTGCCATATTATGCATACTTGAGGTGCATCCTGCATGCGTTGTCgcatctttttcttcatgttaTGTGAGATACGTGTGCATCTTCCGTCTTTTCTAACTCTCCGACAACCCTATATTTGTGCACCCTCCTTCAGATGTCGGAAGTATCCCGGAATGGGTCATgagtttacaaaaaaaagttacatggGTAAAGTCAAACATAAATGTCGCTGCGTCAAAGTTGAAggtaagaattttttttttttgcaccctCCCCTGAGGATGCCTCTACAGCTTGGTCAATACACATGACATTAGTGTTGAACAGATCGACCATACATACCTATATGTGTATGCCCATTTGTACACACCATTTCCTTTATCCCTccccctccaaaaaaaaaaaaaaaataaatataataggAATTAAACAAAGCTGCTGGAATACCGACAGTGATAAATttcataaagaaaaaatacaacgaCAATGATGAAGACTACGAagggtaaaataaaatatgcgTATTTTTAcgcatttaaatttttttaaaaaaacttaatcatatttttcttttgatgTTCTCCACCGCCTGCtgcaaaagaaagaaagaaaaaaaacagatcaTGACTCCCCGCCCGATGCGACCACCGCCACACAGCTGCATTAGACCACCACTCTCacttttgttcatttcaaATCGCTTTGTCGCAGATGTAAAGTTATTGTAAAGTCGTAGtgtttaaattttaataaatcttccaaaggaaaaggaaaaaaagaaaaagagaatgcTAAGCAAtgtattatcatttttttttttctctctctctttttttttttgtcgtttttttgacttctttcttttcacctttttttttccgtctgtTTCGCACTTGTTGTtgttttgcgttttttttttttttccagtctcatttgttttaatatttttttttttttttttcaagcctATTATTTATACATTAATAGACATATGGACAAGTGCGCGCAAAATTATCACACAAAAGTCATGtgtatctccttttttaaatgtgatcccttgttttgccattttgtgTGTCATACGTTAAGTTACGTTGTGTGCGCGCGCTTgggcttctttattttccgcTCTCCTTGTTTTCCGCCCAGGCCAATGTCAATTGTTCCTCATGagtatgtataaatatatatataatacacatatatatagtgtatatatattatatacatatatttattatatggGCATGCTTGCACGTTTACATACAGCTTGACAGAGGTGTATGCACATGCGAACATTATTTGTGCCCTTTTTagtcatccttttttttttttttttttttttatgtcgtcctccttttgttacgataagtaaaaaaaaaaaaaaaaaaaaaaaaaagaggaatattTACTTTTGCATTCCTGTTGTTTACCCTCTTTTACCATAATTGGAAactaaagggggaaaataataataaagctCCCAAATATGGAAAAGTTAAAAGTGACGCGAAAGGTTTGGTCTGATCTACCTTGGCCCGCGAGTGAACGGGGCGggaaaaggggggcaaaaaatggaggcAACAAAAATAGAGCCAACAATAGCGGACGACAAGTCGGGAGTGCTCGCCCTTGGTCGAATGTATACCACCACATTTCAACACCCGCGTATAGCGAAAAAggcaacgaaaaaaaaaaaaaaaaaaaaaaaaaaaaaaaaaaaaacgccctAAATTTGTACGATCGCGAAGAAGCATGCAATTAAGaaaattgacaaaataaagaaggaacggAAATAACAATACACCACTCAGGGgatattttctcccttttttttaacgcaaCATATAATcatcttcaatttttccccttcttttttacatcCCACATGGTGAACAATAAAATATTCCCCCTCCAAATccttgcatatatataaaagtgcATAATAGAATTACTGCCCTTTAGGCTGCTTTATTTGGAGTCCCTCAGTATACCTTTTCATGACAACCAAACAAAAGCTCTTCCTCCCATATTGGGAAAAGCGGTTTATCACATACCTATTAATGCAAATAGTTCCTCAGGTTTGCGTCATTTTGTAAGTACTTTTCGTCATGTACGCAAACTGAAACGAACGAAAAACTGTTAATTAACTTTCCACAAACAGTCGCAAAAAGGGGAGCACATCCCAAGTATGTAGAGCTGTGTCCCAATTACATATGCCAAATTTTAGCTTATCACAAAATGGcgctcttccattttgttaactGTTCCTTGACGGCCTTTACACCATACTACATAATATATGACGGATTTAAATTGTAAGGATACTACATAGACAtgaaagatttaaaaaaaaaaaaaaaagttccccTGATGAGCGAATGATGTGCAGCAACACATCATTAACAACATTATAAGTAGACTCAAAATGGGGCATCATTCGAatgcactttttcttttttttttttttttgtgtttctaTCTTCAAAtgagcacatatatattttttcttatcttccTGCATATTGCCTTTTTTAATAGATCAAAGAATGCTGGATCGACAAAGCTGTTTTTACTCGTGTGTTTTTACTATATCGTGTCGCAAATATTGAAGGTTacagaggaagagaaaagaagggggagaacGAGAGAATAATTCCCCAAaccgtgaaaaaaaaaaaaaggaaagaaaccTTTTTAAGTACGCCTATTTGAGCCTATGTAATTACCTGGATGTCACCATCACTTCTAACCCTTCCCCCCATTCGTTCCCTCATGCAGCTATTCGTCCTAGCGTTTTTCTCGATAGGCCTCCTTCAAAACATGAATCTTTTCAACGTATGCTTAGCAGAATAGCCCTCCCACAAACTGAGTGCAGacgcatatgtgcatacctACACGTGCATgcttatatatgcatatgcttATGGgaactctctttttttttttttttttttttttttttttttttggtctcCCCATTTCAGATCATCTTCCAAGAGTGTGCCAACTTTATAGACCTCGTTGGGCTGTACTACATCTTGTCGCATAAGTATGCACACcgagaataaaaattaattcgTAAAGATTCTTatgcctatatatatatatatgtttgtgtGGTATGTCTATACAGGGACTTCCTCAGTatactttgcatttttttgtcttcacTACCCTCTTTCCATGTACCTTTCCCCCATACAGGCACACCAACACGATCAACTTGAAGGAGAGAATACTATCCGTAGGCCTCAGCTGGGGATTCTACGAATCCGTGGccaccaatttttttccctttttcattgGTAATACCAGTAGCCTTATTTATAAAACCCTTTGGGCATGTGGGTGCCACCCTTTATGTTCATCAGAACCAGGCACAATTCGTTGTAATATTTTCTGGTCCCTTTCTGCAGGGGGAAGATCCATGGACTTTTCGCTGAAGCATATTTATCGTTCCATATCAGCCAACACATTCATGGTAAAATTGCTTTctcactttattttttcacaaagGCATTCGACACACGAGGACATTTGGTACACGAGCCCGCAGTCCGACCGTTCCAACAAATAtctcccctttccttttttcctccatttcaGTTTTCGAACTTGTCCAAAACGTGCCTCCTTTTCATGTGGCTAAAGAACACAcaaagcaggaaaaaaataaacgtggtgaatttccttttgttttactTTACCTTCCTTTTGCCTCTCGTGAATAAGTAAGCCGCagcgcaaaaataaaaaaaaaaaaaaaaaaaaaaacgcatatgcatttacatatatacacatacgtgccccccccccccccccccctaacacacacacacccaaGAATCATACTCATACATGAGGGATCATTCAATAAGAGGATTATAATTCACCTGATCGTTCTTCTACTGTGCACTTTCGTCCTGTCCATTGCCAcaaaatgcatttttaatTCCAAGTCGAACGCTAATGTAGAGCCATATAAAGAATTGAACACACGAAGCTACGAAAAGAATGATGGTCATGATGATGACGGGGATGGCGAAATGAATAAAgatcagaagaaaaaaaataaaaaaaaaaaaaaaggatttttttacaaatgaaTGAACAGAAATTGTTATGTAGAAATATCAATTAAGAAAGGAAACCTGGCGCCCTCTTTTCCCCCTATTCGTATTTGTGTCTCCTTTACCAGAGGGTGATGATTTGTCCTAGCAGGTAGCTAAGCGCGATGGGGCGTATCCATTCACATATTAAGACATTTCTTCGTGTGTTTATAATTCGTGTGCTCTTCCTCCGTTCGTTGTGACAGCTTGGAGGGACACCGTTTGTAAACTCAGGGGGAGTTCCTTTGGAATACTTTCCacatattcatttatttttattcgttTGCGTGTCTTTGCAATTTTGTTTCGTTATGAGCGAATAGTCTCCATGGTTACATATGATGTAttcagtttctttttttgtgcgaATTCGTAGGTTGCTGTTGAATTCGTTCTGGGGAGAGGTGCATAAGGAGGTGAAAATGGTAGCATCTCTGATAGTTGCCATGTAGTTGGACACTCAACTGAGGATGTGTAGATGAAGCATCACCAGGTTACCCATGTGCACCGCCCGGGTATTACATAATCTGTTAATAATGCTCATCATGTTATGTTATTCTCCATTATgtgtcttcttttttatcttcctattttgcctgaacgagctagcttttttttttttttttttttttttttttttttttttacctcttgAGGAAGCAATTCCTTAACacacttttttgtttttgtcagTAAGTCTCTgcaattagaaaaaaatataaaagaaaaaaaatgtaaaggcaggaaaaggaaattgtaGTAGGAGCAGTTTGGCACACTTTCCATACACTACTAGCATATTTccagtaaaaataataataataatataagtGTTACGAGAACAGGGAGGCCTGCTTAACTGCATGTTCGTAGCTCACGTCTTCGTTGTATTTGAGCGGAATGCCTTAGTAAATGATACAGGGGAATGggcaaaaatagaaaatgttTCTTTGTAAGGTTGTTACATATTATTGCACAGGTTAAGTATATTTCAGATAAGTGGGAGGAGAGCAGTACTTCGAATGTGCAACCTAGGGGGGGAGCCTGTTGTGCTGTTATGCTACTTTTGATGGTACTTTATCCACTCCTTCCTCAATGTGGCACTTGTGGATGTTTTCTCCCTCCATGGTTAGCAACTTTGTCATGTGGcattctgctttttttttcccctttctcaATATGTGTTACACTAAGGTGAATACCACTTTCTCATAACGTTCGACGCGGTCTACATTTTATGTGCCACCTCATCATACACAGACCACTCCACGGAGACAACTTGGGGTTTACTCTTATTATGGCAAGCTCATCTCCTCACCCTCCCACCTTCCGCCACTTTCTCTTCTTACCATCAGAATTGATCAGAACGTATGACTCTATGGACGAGTTGCTGTTCATCCAGGCATTTAGCGATTCACTTATTTCGCTTGCTGAGCCAGCCATTTTGCTTCCTACTCTCCtctattatttatttatttttttttttttgtctcgtGAAAGTTATACAAAAAGAGTTATATAAACTACGAATATGAAACTATCCGCATGATAATTCACAGGTTTAAATTATCACAAACGGAAATTTTAAAGGTGTCAAGGAACACAAACTAAACTCTACGGAGGCGTCCGCAATGGCCCTATGCAAGTGATTACGAAGGGGTGTTTGTTCATGCATCCACCTGCGAACATGAccttgtagaaaaaaaaaaattacgtgCAACAAATACTACTGCCAGGGGAAATATAAAGCTGGAGTTATttataaaaggaagaaaaaaaaaaaaaaaaaaaaaaattaaaatgataacataCTACATGTGTGCAAGCACACATACGTACACGTGTAGGTGCACTTACCAAAAGAGTGAGAGATACACATCTCCGCAGAGGTAACATGTGGACATAGGTtcgacaaaaaaaggggagaattaTATGCGGAGGAGGATAAGCACATTTGCCCCGATGCTGCGGACAAAAGTGCGGAGGGAgtcgcagaaaaaaaaaaaaagaaaagcggAATTAGACAATTtttgataataaaaaaaaaaaacacacacacacaaaaatgcacataaaaaaagaaggccaTAAAGGaaacccaaaaaaaaagactccTCTTCTTCTCGGAAAACATAACTGCTGCGATAAAAATTCGTTTTATGGTCACGAAAAGAGGGATTATATTAACTACTAACAAGGCAACGTCCATCATACACCTCCTTCTGCGGCAGTTGGAGACGTGTGGAAACATTTGCACATGGATCCCCGAAATTTTTATAAGCCTTATTTGGTTTTGTTGCTAGCTTGCTCagctttctccttttcctgttCCTTTTGATAATCTTTTTGCacccaaagaaaaaaaaaaaaaaattatttaatgaCTGAAAAGAAATTAGTAGCTGCTTCACCACCGCGCTCACTCcgccttcccttcctcccttttaaaattaaCCTTCCTGGTGTCTTCCACTGAACCCGATTCTTCCTCCGTAGCTTCCTCTGTCACTTCCTCGGATTCCTCCTCAGACTCTTCCTCAGATTCCGATTCCGACTCCGACTCCTCGTCGGTCTCTTCATCCGATTTCTTCTTCGATTCGCCACTTTGCAAGGCGTCCTTTTCCATGGTGCCCTTCTGTGTGGCATCCTCTTTTTTAGGGTCTCCCTTTTCCGAGGCCTCCGATCCACTTTTGGCAAGCTCCTCCGAATCACTGGACTGATCCTTATTatctttacttccttctgACTCACTGCTCTCCTCCTCACTTGAGCTCTCCGTTTTGGAGTCCTTCTCCTGGCTATCATCTGATTCGCTATCCTCTGAACTGTCACTTTCTGCGTCGTATTTCCCCGGGTTCTAcacaaaggaggagaaaaaacgttTCAGGATGGAGACAATATGACATATGCACGCAGGCGACGCTCATTGGGAACAACTGCGCCACTCACATcgccctccccccccccccccctagtCTCCTCGTCATATACGTATCAACTCACCGTCAAAATATCGGGGGATTCAATTATCATCTGGAGGCACCTATTCGCCAAAGTAATGCACTGTGAAAAAACGGCATTGGGAACACTGGGTCTGAAGAATGTTGGAGCAAAAATTTTAGCCAGAGTTTCTACCGTCATGTTATTTTCACTTGAATACGTTGAGAcggctttaaaaaaattcaaaagacAGACTAGACACTCCCTAACACCCGGTTCCAGTTTATTATACAGTTTAAATAGAACACTTCTAATTGCCTTATCCGAGGCTGACACCGTTTTTAAATGGTACAACCTCGTGAAGGCATCTTTACCCAACAACCCGTGTTTCTGCGTATCTAAAAAAAGCTTGAATGAACAGActagggaaggaatgttgTTAAAATCGGTTGTAGGTTCTCCATATTCTATGTCTCCAATTATTCCATATAATGTATTTGCATCTGCTTGTAGATAAAACAGATCTTTCGTACTAATAATTTCAGGCTTCATTAAATGGGTTAAGAAATCCACAAGGATGGAAGGGATGTGCTTATATTCCATGTAGGTCTTTCCAAATCGTTGACACAAAATCTCTAAATCTGCTCCAAAAACGGAAacagttttttctcctaatagcatttcttcatttctctGAACTATGTATGGAAAGCATCTTAAATAATATGTTGGATTTATATTTAACTTTAAAAATAGATCTTCTAACTTTTCTATGTATTCtacttttttccaaaatttggGTGACACAAATGGAGTTACAACGGCTAGCACCGTTTTGGACATGAATCCGCTGTGCACCAAGTACAGTTTTTTCAGGTTCTTCTTATATTTCCTCGGAAGTGTATCGTACCCTACGGGAGAAGGGAGAAATCAAATGAtgtaagggggggggaggtctTACAAGGAGCCTTTTTTTACGCGTGGAGAAATGATGAACATGAGATGTTGCCATTTTAGAGCCATGACAattcatcactttttttttttcttttttctttttttttttcccctccttacACTGCTTTGCGTACGCGTAAACCGCGTCGGTTAACCAACTTGTGTGTGTTTCGCACAGAATCAGCACGTAATTCTCCTTCACGATAGGGTCCAACGTCAGGATGGCGTATCTTCTGCATGTGGCGAAGTAGCAATTTCCCGAAatagggaaaataaataaattaataaataaaataaaattatatcaTCGTCACTGATGCAATTCACACACTTCAGGCAAATAAACACCGCCAGTATAAGATCCACTTACAGTGTCTTCTCAGGGTCTGCACCGGATGAAACGATAAAACACGGAATCAACAAAACGATGTGTGAGCCGTACCCATCCTTCCCAATTACCTTCAGCAAGTCGGTCTTGTACAATCTGTTCAAAATAAAAGTCTTTCGTGTGAACATGCAACAGAGTAAAAGCGCATACATGGATGTGAACACTCTCCTTACGTACTCATACATAATTCTCAATTCCTTTGCACATTGTATGACACAgctttgtaaaaaaaaaaaaaaagaaaaaaagaaaaaaagaaaaaaagaaaaaaagaaaaaaagaaaaaaagaaaaaaagaaaaaaagaaaaaaagaaataacagAGTGCTTATTTGTAGTAACATGCATCCGTTGCACATACTTACTCGTCAAAATTTTCCGTGTACGCCTTTGTCAACAATTTTTCGTATTCCACCAAAACTTCTGGCGGCACTTCGGCATCGGAATccagcattttttttttttcccctcgatTTGTTACAAGTCGAATTTAAGGCGAACGTCGAACAAAAAacggcacaaaaaaaagtgaaataagGAAGCGCATAAAACTAAGACGCGTTCATGCTGCAATTATAAGCGGCATCATTCAGGTTGTGCTCCTAAGCGATGTTATTCATGCAGCATTCACAATATTTACAATCaaatttaacaaattttGTAACAGTCTACTGACGCGATGgcgtgtctttttttttttttctctctctctcttccTTAACAGAATGcgaattttgttttttactcCGATGAGGTTGACGAATTTTCCGTTTGGTCCTGTTTTGTAACAGTTTTATGTTATtgtgctatattttttcttcctccctcccttacgtaattttaaaaataaattataacATGAACACCATTaattggacaaaaaaaacaaacaaaattttgaCTTAAACAATTAACAGTttgtacgcaaaaaaaaaaaaaagaaagaaagaaatacatttgcaaattttcaatcccttcttccttttagcAACTTTTTGTATCTTATAAAATGAACATGGAGTTTTAAcgagcaattttttttcggggGGGGAATGGGCCGAGGGATTAAGTGCAAGTTAATGCCTGCTTGAACTTTTCCTCATGCCCCTTTTATGAAGAGCTCACAAAATGTACGAACAGATATATATTCACTTAAgcgcacatgtacacatgcgtGTAAAGTGTGAATGTTTGTTTTGTTCgatatattaataaaaacGGTAATGCGTACTACTcaaggaagttttttttcttttttttttttcttttttttttttttttctcaacgTTTCACGCATCACTTGGCTCATCGTTTAATATCCTTTTCCGCAAGGCTGTTGAGCAAGTTTATAACAATGTTCCAAAAATAGGACTCTTTTCGTTATCGAAGTTGACGTCTATATCGACATTGCGCGGATTTATCGAGAACTCCTTTGTTTATTATTTCACCCCATCAtctttttgttcattcgaatttttttttaacgttaGTCAAGTGACAGGCT includes these proteins:
- a CDS encoding rho GTPase-activating protein, putative; this encodes MLDSDAEVPPEVLVEYEKLLTKAYTENFDELYKTDLLKVIGKDGYGSHIVLLIPCFIVSSGADPEKTLRYAILTLDPIVKENYVLILCETHTSWLTDAVYAYAKQWYDTLPRKYKKNLKKLYLVHSGFMSKTVLAVVTPFVSPKFWKKVEYIEKLEDLFLKLNINPTYYLRCFPYIVQRNEEMLLGEKTVSVFGADLEILCQRFGKTYMEYKHIPSILVDFLTHLMKPEIISTKDLFYLQADANTLYGIIGDIEYGEPTTDFNNIPSLVCSFKLFLDTQKHGLLGKDAFTRLYHLKTVSASDKAIRSVLFKLYNKLEPGVRECLVCLLNFFKAVSTYSSENNMTVETLAKIFAPTFFRPSVPNAVFSQCITLANRCLQMIIESPDILTNPGKYDAESDSSEDSESDDSQEKDSKTESSSEEESSESEGSKDNKDQSSDSEELAKSGSEASEKGDPKKEDATQKGTMEKDALQSGESKKKSDEETDEESESESESEEESEEESEEVTEEATEEESGSVEDTRKVNFKREEGKAE
- a CDS encoding PPPDE peptidase, putative, translating into MKKKNRAKGREYTNKDDKNHVSGYYETRGSQEKIPQPDFNSSMVYLNIYDLDAVSKVVNTVARSIGAGAFHAGVEVYGYEYSFGYIVDGETGVTKTSARYHPYHVKTPLTKEEVDLLVEVMKLQWIGDTYDILSRNCLNYADYFCNLLDVGSIPEWVMSLQKKVTWVKSNINVAASKLKELNKAAGIPTVINFIKKKYNDNDEDYEGCKVIVKS
- a CDS encoding roadblock/LC7 domain-containing protein, putative; the protein is MAGSASEISESLNAWMNSNSSIESYVLINSDGIPLKYNEDVSYEHAVKQASLFSDLLTKTKKCVKELLPQENEFNSNLRIRTKKETEYIICNHGDYSLITKQNCKDTQTNKNK
- a CDS encoding transmembrane protein 147, putative — encoded protein: MALFHFVNCSLTAFTPYYIIYDGFKLSKNAGSTKLFLLVCFYYIVSQILKLFVLAFFSIGLLQNMNLFNIIFQECANFIDLVGLYYILSHKHTNTINLKERILSVGLSWGFYESVATNFFPFFIGGRSMDFSLKHIYRSISANTFMFSNLSKTCLLFMWLKNTQSRKKINVVNFLLFYFTFLLPLVNKIILIHEGSFNKRIIIHLIVLLLCTFVLSIATKCIFNSKSNANVEPYKELNTRSYEKNDGHDDDGDGEMNKDQKKKNKKKKKGFFYK